Proteins encoded in a region of the Bombyx mori chromosome 23, ASM3026992v2 genome:
- the LOC692899 gene encoding protein kinase C inhibitor, with the protein MFNKVFQRALKFRLKKTYPTNIYDLSRGSAVAVKRPYSDEVRRAHETTTTIGPTIFDKIISKEIRADIIYEDDLCLAFNDIAPQAPVHFLVIPKRRIARLQDAENNDNELLGHLMLVARSLGAQRAPSGWRLVVNNGKDGAQSVYHLHLHVLGGRQMGWPPG; encoded by the exons ATGTTCAACAAAGTTTTCCAACGCGCACTAAAATTTCGATTGAAAAAGACTTATCCTACGAACATCTATGATCTGTCTCGGGGTTCTGCTGTGGCTGTGAAGCGGCCGTACAGCGACGAAGTCCGCAGAGCACACGAAACGACCACTACGATCGGGCCCACAATATTCGACAAGATCATATCTAAGGAGATCAGAGCCGATATCATATACGAAGATGATTTATGTCTTGCTTTTAACGACATAGCACCGCAGGCGCCAGTACATTTTCTTGTTATTCCAAAGCGTAGAATAGCAAGGTTGCAGGATGCGGAGAACAACGACAACgag CTGCTAGGTCACTTGATGCTGGTAGCCCGGTCACTCGGTGCCCAAAGAGCTCCTTCAGGATGGCGTCTTGTGGTTAACAATGGCAAAGACGGAGCTCAAAGTGTTTATCATCTACACCTTCATGTTCTGGGTGGAAGACAGATGGGCTGGCCACCTGGGTAA
- the LOC101746337 gene encoding calphotin — MHKCILLFCSVVLIQHATAYPRACCCPSAPLVLPAPATCTPPPPCAALAALAPVLPALAPTLANTISASIVASLPPLLEAALPTVLTSVLTAAGPLLEAAVPCSVPLCCASPCSCASPCSYASAPLLLSPPPMYAAPCASPMLYASPYCY, encoded by the exons ATGCACAAGTGTATCCTGCTGTTCTGTAGCGTCGTTCTGATCCAG CATGCGACCGCTTACCCCCGCGCCTGTTGTTGCCCCTCCGCCCCGCTAGTTCTGCCAGCCCCCGCGACCTGCACGCCTCCTCCCCCCTGCGCCGCGCTGGCGGCCCTAGCTCCCGTTCTGCCCGCCTTGGCTCCCACCCTGGCTAACACCATCTCCGCTTCGATCGTAGCGAGCTTACCGCCGCTGCTCGAGGCGGCGCTGCCCACGGTCCTGACGTCGGTGCTGACGGCGGCCGGGCCGCTGCTGGAGGCGGCCGTGCCGTGCTCCGTGCCGCTGTGCTGTGCGTCCCCGTGCTCTTGTGCGTCCCCGTGCTCGTACGCGAGTGCCCCGCTGCTGCTGTCGCCCCCGCCCATGTACGCAGCCCCGTGCGCCTCCCCAATGCTCTATGCTTCGccatattgttattaa